One Myotis daubentonii chromosome 3, mMyoDau2.1, whole genome shotgun sequence genomic window carries:
- the FOXQ1 gene encoding forkhead box protein Q1: MESEVFSPRAAHEIKPGSDLEGTGGSDAPSPLSAAGDDSLGSDGDCAANSPAAVSGGKRNARGAPAAEEEGPVAAGVAEEGAAGPGAESAGVGEGGRSKPYTRRPKPPYSYIALIAMAIRDSAGGRLTLAEINEYLMGKFPFFRGSYTGWRNSVRHNLSLNDCFVKVLRDPSRPWGKDNYWMLNPNSEYTFADGVFRRRRKRLSHRAPVPAPGLRPEETTAQLPAPAPAPAALGSPCPRSSARQEGRASPTGKFSSSFAIDSILSKPFRSRRDGDTAPGVRLQWGAAPCPPLSAYPALLPRAPGGALLPLCAYRAAEPALLGARGSEAQPPAPHLLLAPFSSSAPAKPFQGPAAGGDRGGAHLYCPLRLPAALQAASSRGQGAHLPYQVETLLS, translated from the coding sequence ATGGAGTCGGAGGTGTTCAGCCCCCGTGCGGCCCACGAGATCAAGCCGGGTAGTGACCTAGAGGGCACAGGAGGTAGCGACGCGCCCTCTCCGCTGTCCGCAGCCGGCGACGACTCCCTGGGGTCGGACGGGGACTGTGCCGCCAACAGCCCAGCAGCGGTAAGCGGCGGTAAGCGGAATGCGAGAGGTGCGCCTGCCGCCGAGGAGGAGGGCCCGGTTGCGGCGGGGGTCGCAGAGGAGGGCGCCGCAGGGCCCGGGGCCGAGAGCGCAGGGGTCGGTGAGGGCGGGCGAAGCAAGCCGTACACGCGGCGGCCCAAGCCCCCGTACTCGTATATCGCGCTCATAGCCATGGCCATCCGCGACTCGGCAGGCGGGCGCCTGACGCTGGCTGAGATCAACGAGTACCTCATGGGCAAGTTCCCCTTCTTCCGCGGCAGCTACACGGGCTGGCGCAACTCGGTGCGCCACAACCTTTCGCTCAACGACTGCTTCGTCAAGGTGCTGCGCGACCCCTCGCGGCCTTGGGGCAAAGATAACTACTGGATGCTCAACCCCAACAGCGAGTACACCTTCGCCGACGGTGTCTTCCGTCGCCGCCGCAAGCGCCTCAGCCATCGGGCACCGGTCCCCGCACCCGGGCTGCGGCCGGAGGAGACCACCGCCCAGCTGCCCGCTCCTgcgcccgcgcccgccgccctGGGCTCGCCCTGCCCGCGCTCCTCGGCCCGCCAGGAGGGGCGCGCCAGCCCCACGGGCAAATTCTCCAGCTCCTTCGCTATAGACAGCATCCTCAGCAAGCCCTTCCGCAGCCGGCGCGACGGGGACACGGCCCCCGGGGTGCGGCTGCAGTGGGGCGCTGCGCCCTGCCCGCCGCTCTCCGCGTATCCCGCGCTCCTCCCCCGCGCGCCCGGCGGGGCCCTCCTGCCGCTCTGCGCGTACAGAGCGGCTGAGCCTGCGCTGCTGGGCGCGCGCGGATCCGAGGCGCAGCCGCCCGCGCCGCACCTCCTGCTCGCGCCCTTCTCCTCCTCCGCCCCCGCCAAACCCTTCCAAGGCCCTGCGGCTGGCGGTGACCGGGGTGGCGCTCACTTGTACTGCCCCCTGCGGCTGCCCGCGGCCCTGCAGGCGGCCTCCTCCCGAGGCCAGGGCGCGCACCTGCCCTACCAAGTGGAGACGCTCCTGTCCTGA